A single region of the Paraburkholderia megapolitana genome encodes:
- a CDS encoding aminotransferase class I/II-fold pyridoxal phosphate-dependent enzyme — translation MNPLSSALQSHAVQRPDQYAFRFLGDGENETDALTWSTLHHGEMQLAWHLQQICAVDDRVVLMLPQGPNFVLAMAACLRSGVIVVPTNSPRPGGRGWDTVQNIIADCAPRLILANASQTDAIERALRAEGRHSSVAVLAIETLLSSHEQADPRGGATLALLQYTSGSTGNPKGVMVGVDNLADNLETIRLRFDCSEHAQGIIWLPPYHDMGLLGGVLQPFHSGVPVVILPPVAVIQQPKRWLRAISKYRGTISGGPNFIYEQCAERIGEADSESLDLSSWKNAFCGAEPVRAEILERFAERFSTCGFARRALYPCYGLAESTLFVAGTRASGDGMLVNHFDSQDLGVDKAVSCEKSEHTIALVGHGVPADNQEVVICDPVSRRQLTAGEIGEIWIKGPSVARGYWNNPVATETTFQARTASGAGPYMRTGDLGFYLDETLYLSARLKDLLIIRGRNHYPQDIEDTSCASDEALLSGGTAAVSDGDALIVLQEVRREFIAKVDVDTVLRKIRLDIAKRHDIGVEKIVLVKPGTLLRTSSGKIRRAAILDAYRAGNLPAIHEWQALRDDTADDLPEVVTLPQDGVDEWVRRWIEKKAGDTLAATSAEVRLDELGLDSLQQATLVADLSTLIGAPVPVDMFARHTQLQGFLDEANAVYRFAAGYKSLDPSMRERLYQQLGETRPALQFEDVATIPAEYYDIDRLSGIADIDARSRQLESIGSPFFTTHEGINGAQMTMGEKAYLNFSNHNYLGLSGHPDVVSAAKAAVDQYGTSVSAARIVAGQRTVHVELERQIAALTGHEDALTFVSSNFCNVTVVGHLMEQDDLILYDEYSHDSLLQGAKLSGAAMRAFPHNDWNDVDQFLSAARGKYRKVMIFIEGAYSMDGDIPELARFIEVKLRHKALLMVDECLSIGVVGKTGRGICEYAGVDPTLIDITMGGISKSFASCGGYIAGSRSFINYLRYTTPGFVYTTGMPPANAAAARAAIATALNEPWRVEEVQQLARHFLDKARSLGLDTGPSKDTPVIPVVIGDQSRCVNVYHKLLQHHINVQPILYPAVPENKSRLRFFVNYGHTRQDIDKALELVKEFM, via the coding sequence ATGAATCCGCTCTCATCAGCCTTGCAGTCGCACGCCGTCCAGCGGCCGGACCAATATGCCTTCCGTTTTCTCGGTGACGGAGAGAACGAGACGGATGCGTTGACGTGGAGCACGCTCCACCATGGCGAAATGCAACTGGCCTGGCACCTGCAACAGATATGCGCTGTCGATGACAGGGTCGTACTGATGCTGCCGCAGGGTCCCAATTTCGTACTGGCGATGGCAGCCTGCCTGCGCTCAGGCGTGATCGTCGTGCCGACCAACTCGCCTCGCCCGGGAGGGCGTGGTTGGGACACCGTACAGAACATCATTGCGGACTGTGCGCCGCGGCTGATACTCGCAAACGCCAGCCAGACCGACGCTATCGAAAGAGCACTCCGCGCGGAAGGCAGGCACTCGAGCGTCGCAGTCCTCGCCATCGAGACGCTGCTATCGAGCCACGAGCAGGCCGATCCGCGCGGCGGCGCAACGCTGGCGTTACTGCAGTACACATCGGGTTCGACAGGCAATCCTAAAGGCGTAATGGTTGGCGTCGACAATCTTGCGGATAACCTCGAAACGATCCGGCTGCGCTTCGATTGTTCCGAGCATGCCCAGGGCATCATCTGGTTACCGCCCTACCATGACATGGGCCTGCTCGGTGGCGTTCTGCAGCCTTTTCACAGCGGCGTTCCTGTCGTCATCCTGCCGCCCGTTGCAGTGATCCAGCAACCGAAGCGCTGGCTGCGCGCGATCTCGAAGTACCGCGGCACGATCTCGGGCGGCCCCAACTTTATCTACGAGCAATGCGCGGAGCGCATCGGAGAAGCAGATTCGGAAAGCCTCGATCTGTCGAGCTGGAAGAACGCATTCTGCGGCGCCGAACCGGTCCGGGCCGAAATTCTTGAACGTTTCGCCGAACGCTTTTCCACCTGCGGTTTTGCACGCCGTGCGCTCTATCCGTGCTATGGCCTGGCCGAGAGCACGCTGTTCGTCGCCGGTACGCGCGCGAGCGGGGACGGCATGCTGGTCAATCACTTCGACTCGCAGGATCTCGGTGTCGACAAGGCGGTCAGCTGTGAGAAGTCAGAACACACGATCGCACTGGTCGGACACGGTGTTCCCGCCGACAACCAGGAAGTCGTGATCTGCGATCCAGTGAGCCGCAGACAACTCACTGCGGGTGAAATAGGCGAGATCTGGATCAAAGGCCCGTCGGTTGCGCGCGGCTACTGGAATAACCCGGTAGCTACTGAAACGACCTTCCAGGCCCGCACTGCATCCGGTGCCGGTCCGTACATGCGCACCGGCGACCTCGGTTTCTACCTCGATGAAACGCTCTACCTCAGCGCCAGGCTAAAGGATCTGCTGATCATTCGCGGCCGGAATCATTATCCGCAGGATATCGAGGACACGTCTTGCGCGAGCGACGAAGCACTGCTGTCCGGTGGCACGGCAGCGGTATCCGATGGCGATGCGCTGATCGTCCTGCAAGAAGTCCGCCGCGAATTTATCGCGAAGGTGGATGTCGATACGGTGCTGCGCAAAATTCGACTCGACATCGCGAAGCGTCACGACATTGGTGTCGAGAAGATCGTGCTCGTTAAGCCCGGTACGCTGCTGCGAACCTCGAGCGGAAAAATCCGGCGTGCGGCCATTCTCGATGCGTATCGCGCCGGCAACCTGCCCGCAATCCATGAATGGCAAGCGCTACGAGACGACACCGCGGACGATCTGCCGGAAGTCGTGACGCTGCCGCAGGACGGCGTCGACGAATGGGTCAGGCGCTGGATCGAAAAGAAAGCCGGCGATACGCTGGCCGCCACATCGGCCGAGGTCCGGCTCGACGAGCTGGGACTCGATTCCCTGCAGCAGGCGACGCTCGTTGCCGACCTTTCCACGCTGATCGGCGCACCGGTGCCGGTGGACATGTTCGCGCGTCATACGCAGCTGCAGGGCTTTCTCGACGAAGCGAACGCCGTGTATCGCTTTGCGGCAGGCTACAAGTCCCTCGACCCCAGCATGCGCGAGCGTCTGTATCAGCAGCTGGGCGAAACCCGGCCTGCGCTGCAATTCGAGGACGTGGCCACGATCCCCGCCGAGTACTACGACATCGATCGTCTGTCGGGCATCGCGGACATCGATGCCCGCAGCCGGCAGCTCGAGAGTATCGGCTCGCCGTTCTTCACGACGCATGAAGGTATCAACGGCGCGCAGATGACGATGGGAGAGAAGGCTTACCTCAACTTCTCGAACCACAACTATCTCGGGCTGTCGGGACATCCGGATGTCGTCAGCGCTGCCAAGGCTGCGGTGGATCAGTACGGCACCAGCGTCTCGGCGGCTCGCATCGTTGCCGGCCAGCGCACGGTACACGTCGAGCTCGAGCGGCAGATCGCGGCCCTGACCGGGCATGAAGACGCCCTGACCTTTGTCAGTAGCAACTTCTGCAATGTGACGGTTGTCGGGCACCTGATGGAACAGGACGATCTGATCCTCTACGACGAATACAGCCATGACAGCCTGCTGCAAGGCGCGAAGCTCTCGGGCGCGGCAATGCGCGCGTTCCCGCACAACGACTGGAACGACGTCGACCAGTTCCTGTCCGCAGCACGCGGCAAATACCGCAAGGTAATGATCTTCATCGAAGGTGCATACAGCATGGATGGCGACATCCCGGAGCTCGCGCGTTTCATCGAGGTCAAACTGCGCCACAAGGCCCTGCTGATGGTCGACGAATGCCTGTCGATCGGCGTGGTAGGCAAGACAGGCCGTGGCATCTGCGAGTATGCCGGCGTCGATCCGACGCTGATCGATATCACGATGGGCGGCATCAGCAAGAGCTTCGCGAGTTGCGGAGGATATATCGCCGGCAGCCGCTCGTTCATCAACTATCTGCGCTACACGACCCCTGGCTTCGTCTACACGACCGGCATGCCGCCCGCCAACGCGGCCGCGGCCCGCGCAGCGATCGCGACGGCGTTGAACGAGCCGTGGCGCGTGGAGGAAGTGCAGCAGCTGGCGCGGCACTTCCTCGACAAGGCGCGCTCGCTTGGGCTGGACACCGGCCCAAGTAAGGACACGCCTGTGATCCCGGTGGTGATCGGCGATCAATCCCGCTGTGTCAACGTCTATCACAAGCTGCTGCAACACCACATCAACGTGCAGCCGATCCTGTATCCCGCTGTCCCGGAGAACAAGTCGAGGCTGCGCTTCTTCGTCAACTACGGCCATACCCGGCAGGACATCGACAAGGCGCTCGAACTGGTCAAGGAATTCATGTGA
- a CDS encoding carbamoyltransferase C-terminal domain-containing protein, protein MLLQLSRYDLDEVDVINFLGDVDYSEVIRALCGGDRARFEDFRSRTRLHELKVNHHATHAINGVLEAWVHERQAAAPQGRAYHVLITDGTGDDYEATSVYTAFVDPLAPLGQSIASLQRVRRIPASDLSCGLLFARLVCNADTGFAPLKDEYKSLGYETAIDKVLDHNARSRLDRIVDKVVASFFDDRPRGLKRALREDIASFLPGLHGIEPPQTPPGQFERKPVLLHWDADKPTRSILDIRHRPTLALRGSAEETQHLGHGLSVRTMQDMATRHVPMPACVRRHLASCDRFQIRVLASYVANRFIEHYAATLLKREHVENLIVGGGVHFNVKLNNVILNSIGGKLCCAPLAGDVVHAATGAVLLDPSLATRSTDLLLLKRDLAAAYRGDFPENVVHLDDPEAFLEIAARQIAEGQLVNIVKDWGELGPRALLANSTLCLPTEALKNRVNLLNGRDDYMPMAPVLRQESLRTLFVNPEVDRIVGSLHGMIVALTYRDDVPRDRYAGVMHFMNDGRVTGRPMVATNAIDRELLRRVEVLSGHQTLINTSFNVHGKSTVQRLRHAYADFDYQCRNADALALPRPLLIVCTATPRILRETSTAIHAEADL, encoded by the coding sequence ATGCTGCTGCAACTCAGTCGCTACGACCTCGATGAGGTCGACGTGATCAACTTCCTCGGCGATGTCGACTATAGCGAGGTGATCAGAGCGCTATGCGGCGGCGATCGCGCGAGATTCGAGGATTTCCGCTCGCGTACCCGCCTGCACGAACTAAAGGTGAATCATCACGCCACCCATGCGATTAATGGCGTTCTCGAGGCGTGGGTGCATGAACGACAAGCCGCTGCGCCACAGGGACGCGCCTACCATGTGCTGATCACCGACGGTACCGGTGACGACTACGAGGCGACCTCTGTCTATACCGCCTTCGTCGATCCGCTAGCGCCGCTCGGGCAGTCGATTGCGTCGCTGCAGCGTGTCCGGCGCATTCCGGCCAGCGATCTGTCGTGCGGGCTGCTGTTTGCCCGCCTCGTATGCAACGCGGACACTGGCTTCGCGCCACTCAAGGACGAATACAAGTCGCTCGGCTACGAAACTGCCATCGACAAGGTGCTCGACCACAACGCTCGCTCCCGGCTCGATCGCATTGTCGATAAGGTCGTAGCCAGTTTTTTCGATGACCGGCCGAGAGGCTTGAAGCGGGCACTGCGGGAAGATATCGCGAGCTTCCTGCCCGGGCTGCACGGCATCGAACCGCCTCAAACGCCTCCCGGACAATTCGAGCGCAAGCCCGTGCTCCTCCATTGGGACGCGGACAAGCCGACGCGTTCGATACTCGACATCCGCCACCGCCCCACTCTGGCGTTGCGCGGCAGCGCCGAAGAAACCCAGCACCTGGGGCACGGCCTGTCCGTCAGGACCATGCAGGACATGGCTACCCGGCATGTTCCGATGCCCGCCTGCGTGCGCAGACATCTCGCCTCGTGCGACCGGTTTCAGATCAGGGTGCTGGCGTCCTATGTCGCCAATCGTTTCATCGAGCACTATGCCGCGACTCTGCTGAAGCGGGAACACGTCGAAAACCTGATCGTTGGCGGCGGTGTCCATTTCAACGTCAAGCTCAACAACGTCATTCTGAACAGTATCGGCGGCAAGCTATGCTGCGCTCCGCTCGCAGGCGATGTGGTTCATGCGGCGACCGGCGCGGTATTGCTCGACCCTTCTCTCGCCACACGTAGCACGGACCTGCTCCTGCTCAAGCGTGATCTCGCTGCGGCCTATCGCGGCGATTTCCCGGAGAACGTCGTCCACCTCGACGATCCCGAGGCTTTCCTTGAAATCGCGGCGCGGCAGATTGCGGAGGGACAGCTGGTCAATATCGTCAAGGACTGGGGTGAGCTGGGCCCGCGTGCGCTGCTGGCGAACTCGACACTGTGCCTGCCGACCGAGGCGCTGAAGAACCGCGTCAACCTGCTCAACGGACGCGACGACTATATGCCGATGGCACCGGTGCTACGTCAGGAAAGCCTCCGTACGTTGTTCGTCAACCCGGAGGTGGACCGGATCGTGGGATCGCTGCACGGCATGATCGTCGCGCTCACCTACCGGGACGATGTGCCGCGCGACCGGTACGCAGGCGTGATGCACTTCATGAACGACGGGCGCGTCACCGGACGACCGATGGTGGCGACGAATGCAATCGACCGCGAATTGCTCCGACGTGTCGAAGTACTTTCCGGCCACCAGACGCTGATCAACACTTCCTTCAACGTGCACGGCAAATCCACCGTACAACGGCTGCGGCACGCCTACGCCGACTTCGACTATCAATGCCGCAACGCAGACGCGCTAGCCCTGCCGCGACCGCTACTGATTGTATGCACGGCGACCCCGCGCATCTTGCGCGAGACGTCAACGGCAATTCATGCCGAGGCGGACCTATGA
- a CDS encoding cytochrome P450, giving the protein MSAKPIQTVKGWPVLGSIMHYKRDALSLFLNAARDLGDVSAIMMGPTRVVLVNSPQHVAEILQDRTDAFGRSPSYRELELLLGAGMLTTEGAQWKAQRAQAQPAFQKKQLTSMIPTIREKIDQVVGEWMPAGQTGLRRRDLFADMLDMSMRITLRTLFGQVHELAHRKMITALEDGSRYVIQRLEGIVNLPPHWPTPSAKEFWKNRAVLDASVLDIIRQYQRGTQPPNLLGMVLEGDGPQDEENIKNQLLTLFITSYETVATGMTWVFHFLSQHPRWYQAVVEELERYDELGYDDIFSLTTTNAVIHESLRLMPPIWSFSRTAKRDVTIDGYPIAAGTMVVVSPYCLQRHPSHWDDPDTFNPARWTAGSSTSKRVSAFLPFGTGPRICVGMNYAMMLLPLILKGACRRGTFSLDSAHPVRIKAGVTIRPVGGLMGHWTSHERLLEQKGIAT; this is encoded by the coding sequence ATGAGCGCGAAGCCTATCCAGACGGTGAAGGGATGGCCGGTGCTCGGTTCCATCATGCACTACAAGCGCGACGCGCTTTCGCTGTTTCTCAATGCCGCGCGCGACCTCGGCGATGTTAGCGCGATCATGATGGGCCCCACCCGGGTCGTGCTGGTGAACAGTCCGCAGCACGTGGCCGAAATCCTGCAGGATCGGACCGACGCGTTCGGTAGAAGCCCGAGCTATCGGGAACTCGAATTGTTGCTTGGCGCCGGCATGCTGACGACCGAAGGCGCGCAATGGAAAGCACAACGCGCACAGGCACAGCCTGCCTTCCAGAAGAAGCAGCTAACCTCGATGATCCCGACCATTCGCGAGAAGATCGATCAGGTCGTCGGCGAGTGGATGCCCGCGGGTCAGACCGGGCTTCGTCGACGCGATCTGTTTGCGGACATGCTCGATATGTCGATGCGCATCACGCTGCGTACGCTGTTCGGACAGGTACATGAACTGGCCCACCGCAAGATGATCACCGCACTCGAAGACGGGTCGCGCTACGTGATCCAGCGTCTGGAGGGCATCGTCAATCTGCCGCCGCACTGGCCGACGCCTTCGGCAAAAGAGTTCTGGAAGAACCGGGCTGTCCTCGACGCGTCGGTGCTCGACATCATTCGCCAGTACCAGCGTGGTACGCAGCCGCCCAACCTGCTCGGCATGGTGCTGGAGGGAGACGGTCCTCAGGATGAGGAAAACATCAAGAACCAGTTGCTGACCCTGTTCATCACCTCCTACGAAACAGTGGCAACGGGCATGACGTGGGTGTTCCATTTTCTATCGCAACATCCGCGCTGGTATCAGGCGGTCGTCGAAGAACTCGAACGGTACGACGAGTTGGGCTACGACGATATCTTCAGCCTGACGACCACCAACGCCGTCATCCACGAAAGCCTGCGTCTGATGCCACCCATCTGGTCCTTCTCGCGCACGGCGAAGCGCGACGTGACGATCGACGGTTATCCGATCGCTGCGGGAACGATGGTTGTGGTCTCACCATATTGCCTGCAACGCCACCCGTCGCACTGGGACGATCCCGACACGTTCAATCCGGCTCGCTGGACTGCGGGGTCCTCTACGTCGAAGCGTGTGTCGGCCTTCCTGCCGTTCGGCACCGGACCACGCATCTGCGTAGGAATGAACTACGCCATGATGCTGTTACCGCTGATCCTGAAGGGCGCCTGTCGGCGCGGCACGTTCTCGCTCGACTCCGCACATCCGGTCAGGATCAAGGCAGGCGTGACGATCCGCCCGGTGGGCGGCCTGATGGGACACTGGACATCGCACGAGCGGCTGCTCGAACAGAAAGGTATCGCGACATGA
- a CDS encoding SDR family oxidoreductase, which translates to MKLAGKNVWVIGASMGIGNAVAEALQKKGANLLLSSRSTGLLTALATRLNLPQDRVLPFDITDTGAVAQTVRKAIDIMGGIDAVVFTAGVSQRSMVAQTRIGVYRDLINLNFLSIADVTLALLPHMLARRSGHIVVLSSLAGKFGSGNRSGYCASKHALHGFFDSLRAEHRKDNIDVTLVCPGYIRTEITLRSLTGDGSPHNKVDEELLKGMPVDRCAEQIVKAIEQRRREIYPGGSETLGVYLNRFVPGFFAWLVSRLTT; encoded by the coding sequence ATGAAACTTGCCGGGAAGAACGTCTGGGTGATCGGCGCATCGATGGGCATCGGCAACGCAGTCGCTGAAGCCTTGCAAAAGAAAGGGGCAAACCTGTTGCTGTCGAGTCGCAGCACGGGCCTGCTCACGGCACTGGCTACGCGGCTCAATCTGCCGCAGGACCGGGTGCTGCCGTTCGACATCACGGATACCGGAGCGGTCGCGCAAACCGTTCGCAAAGCCATCGACATCATGGGTGGTATCGATGCCGTCGTGTTCACCGCCGGCGTCAGCCAGCGATCGATGGTCGCGCAGACCAGAATCGGCGTGTATCGCGACCTGATCAATCTCAACTTCCTGTCGATTGCCGACGTCACGCTGGCGCTGTTGCCGCATATGCTGGCGAGGCGCAGCGGGCACATCGTCGTGCTCTCGAGTCTTGCTGGAAAGTTCGGTAGCGGCAATCGCTCGGGCTATTGCGCGTCGAAGCACGCACTACACGGTTTCTTCGACTCGCTACGCGCGGAACACCGGAAAGACAACATCGATGTCACCCTGGTATGCCCAGGCTATATCCGCACGGAGATCACGTTGCGTTCGCTGACCGGCGACGGCAGTCCGCACAACAAGGTCGACGAAGAACTGCTCAAGGGCATGCCCGTCGATCGATGCGCGGAGCAGATCGTAAAGGCTATCGAGCAGCGACGACGAGAGATCTATCCCGGCGGAAGCGAAACACTGGGTGTGTACCTGAACCGTTTCGTTCCCGGTTTCTTTGCCTGGCTCGTCAGCCGGCTAACGACGTAG
- a CDS encoding alpha/beta hydrolase, with the protein MPVSPSVGKFLNHQREASTVNMTELEPPAARDYFDFFALHCDIAPRPLHTVEDVLIDTRDGAQIAARIYYPCEPNWADPVPALLYFHAGGYVVGSLKSAEGVCRMLAAEARCAVVSVDYRLAPEYRFPCAVNDAIDALCWLFNKAPSLAIDTRRLAIGGESAGATLATVGAVYARDAHIPLALQMLIYPGLSARIDTDAHRQYGEGYFVSLRTIRWIQRTYLENADDLDDWRFAPLDGERNAPSSWSGLAPAWIASAECDPSQDMHLAYAGKLRSHGNRVDIHLYPGMIHGFFSMGSVIPEAAIAHQDAVDILRAALGTTELE; encoded by the coding sequence ATGCCGGTTTCACCCAGCGTCGGGAAATTCCTCAACCACCAGCGGGAGGCGAGCACGGTGAACATGACCGAGCTCGAACCGCCGGCCGCACGTGACTACTTCGACTTCTTCGCGTTGCACTGCGATATCGCACCGCGTCCGCTTCACACAGTCGAGGATGTGCTTATCGATACGCGTGACGGTGCGCAGATCGCCGCGCGCATCTACTATCCCTGCGAACCGAACTGGGCGGATCCGGTCCCTGCGCTGTTGTACTTTCACGCGGGCGGTTATGTGGTCGGTAGCCTGAAGTCAGCCGAGGGCGTGTGCCGGATGCTGGCCGCCGAGGCGCGCTGTGCCGTGGTATCGGTCGATTACCGGCTCGCACCCGAGTACCGGTTTCCCTGTGCGGTCAATGATGCAATCGATGCCTTGTGCTGGTTATTTAACAAAGCCCCATCGCTCGCTATCGACACACGCAGACTCGCGATCGGTGGCGAAAGCGCCGGCGCCACGCTCGCGACCGTCGGCGCCGTCTATGCCCGCGATGCACACATCCCGCTTGCGTTGCAGATGCTGATCTACCCAGGGCTATCGGCACGCATCGATACCGATGCTCATCGCCAGTATGGCGAGGGATATTTCGTGTCGCTGCGCACGATTCGCTGGATCCAGCGAACCTATCTGGAAAACGCCGACGATCTCGACGACTGGCGTTTCGCGCCGCTCGACGGCGAACGCAACGCGCCATCCAGCTGGAGCGGTCTTGCGCCCGCATGGATCGCATCGGCCGAATGCGACCCGTCACAAGACATGCATCTGGCGTATGCCGGCAAGTTGCGAAGCCACGGAAACCGCGTCGACATTCATCTCTATCCAGGGATGATTCATGGTTTCTTTTCTATGGGCAGCGTGATTCCCGAGGCGGCAATTGCTCATCAGGACGCTGTCGACATTTTACGTGCAGCGCTTGGAACCACGGAACTGGAATGA
- a CDS encoding LLM class flavin-dependent oxidoreductase, which yields MTERKEKMKLGVFLYQPGHHVAGWRHPESRADQALNFQLYAETVQLAERAKFDLAFLADTAGIWGTDIKDLSRGGKFVSQFEPLTLLSALSVVTDRIGLVATATTTYNEPFHIARKFASLDHLSGGRAGWNVVTSSNESEALNFSRDAHSAHADRYVRAREFVQVVKGLWNSWEEDAFLYDKEAGLYFDERKVHVLHHRGEHFSVRGPLNVARTPQGHPVIFEAGQSDAGKALAAETAEAVFTIQQSLAGAQGYYAELKSGAEAAGRSPRDLKVMPGVFPIVGRTAEEAEEKYAQLQDLVHPDVGMTLLSAMLGDVDLSGYKLDEPLPELPDTNMSKSRLALLVRTAREQNLTLRELYLTVACARGHWIVRGTAQHIADQLEERFVNHAADGFIVMPPHFPGGLIDFVEQVVPELQRRGLFRTEYQGRTLRDHLGLPRPVVCVG from the coding sequence ATGACCGAACGCAAAGAGAAGATGAAGCTAGGCGTCTTTCTCTACCAACCTGGGCACCACGTTGCGGGGTGGCGTCATCCCGAATCGCGCGCGGATCAGGCGTTGAATTTTCAACTCTATGCCGAGACGGTTCAGCTTGCCGAGCGGGCGAAGTTCGACCTGGCGTTCCTCGCGGACACAGCCGGCATCTGGGGCACCGACATCAAGGATCTGAGCCGCGGCGGAAAATTCGTATCGCAGTTCGAGCCATTGACGTTGCTGTCCGCGCTATCCGTCGTGACGGACCGCATCGGCCTCGTCGCAACGGCCACGACAACATATAACGAACCGTTTCACATCGCACGCAAGTTCGCATCGCTCGATCACTTAAGCGGCGGGCGAGCGGGATGGAACGTCGTGACGTCGTCGAACGAATCGGAAGCGCTCAACTTCAGCCGCGATGCGCACAGTGCGCACGCCGACCGCTATGTGCGTGCGCGAGAGTTCGTTCAGGTGGTTAAAGGCTTGTGGAACAGCTGGGAAGAAGATGCGTTTCTGTACGACAAGGAGGCAGGCCTCTATTTCGACGAACGCAAGGTGCACGTATTGCATCACCGCGGCGAGCACTTTTCGGTGCGAGGACCGCTGAATGTCGCACGCACGCCGCAAGGGCATCCGGTGATATTCGAGGCGGGTCAGTCGGACGCGGGCAAGGCGCTTGCTGCCGAGACAGCGGAAGCTGTCTTCACGATCCAGCAGTCGCTCGCCGGCGCGCAGGGCTACTATGCGGAACTGAAGTCGGGAGCCGAAGCGGCCGGCCGTTCGCCCCGGGACCTGAAGGTGATGCCGGGCGTCTTTCCAATCGTCGGACGCACTGCCGAAGAAGCGGAAGAGAAATACGCGCAGCTTCAGGATCTGGTTCATCCGGACGTCGGGATGACATTGCTTTCCGCGATGCTCGGCGACGTGGACCTGTCGGGCTACAAGCTGGACGAACCACTGCCCGAATTACCCGACACCAACATGAGCAAGAGCCGGCTCGCGTTACTCGTGCGCACCGCGCGCGAGCAGAATCTCACCCTCAGGGAACTGTATCTGACAGTTGCTTGTGCGAGAGGACACTGGATCGTGCGTGGCACCGCGCAACACATCGCAGACCAGCTTGAAGAGCGCTTCGTCAATCATGCGGCCGACGGCTTCATCGTGATGCCGCCGCACTTCCCCGGTGGCTTGATCGACTTTGTCGAACAGGTGGTGCCGGAGCTACAGCGGCGTGGGTTGTTTCGCACCGAGTATCAGGGGCGGACGCTGCGCGATCATCTGGGGTTGCCGCGGCCTGTGGTGTGCGTCGGGTGA
- a CDS encoding LysR substrate-binding domain-containing protein, producing the protein MARLNAKQMEVFVAVMTHGSITVAGQRLNVSQPAVSRMIERFEQEAGFVAFERRRGKLVPTPEAEIFFAEVTQVYRGLDYLNDVARDIGMTRRGYLRVGVFPAFAEGWITERITRYVAEREGLLTSLEPMSTDSVIEAVSRQTIDLGIALRASDREGLRSEEVTSSEIVCILPKGHRLTGRPVLQPSDLSGEDFISMASNVKARTSVDAVFDSSGVERRIRAETPWASTVCHMVAHGLGVGLVIRESALELAHLGYHIAAFKPRIDYRAYLITSTARPLSTAAKGFRDMLLLEFNEAKDARASKR; encoded by the coding sequence GTGGCCAGGCTTAATGCCAAGCAGATGGAAGTGTTTGTCGCGGTGATGACGCACGGTTCGATCACCGTTGCCGGGCAGCGCCTGAACGTATCGCAGCCGGCCGTGAGCCGGATGATCGAGCGCTTCGAGCAGGAGGCCGGCTTCGTCGCTTTCGAGCGGCGCCGGGGCAAACTCGTGCCGACGCCGGAAGCGGAAATCTTCTTCGCGGAAGTCACGCAGGTATATCGCGGCCTCGACTACCTGAACGACGTGGCGAGAGATATCGGCATGACACGGCGCGGCTATTTGCGCGTCGGTGTATTTCCCGCATTCGCCGAGGGCTGGATCACCGAGCGCATCACGCGCTATGTCGCGGAGCGGGAGGGACTGCTGACATCGCTGGAGCCGATGTCGACTGACAGCGTGATCGAAGCCGTGTCGCGGCAAACCATCGATCTCGGCATTGCACTACGCGCATCGGATCGCGAGGGTTTGCGCAGCGAGGAAGTCACCAGTTCGGAGATCGTGTGCATTTTGCCCAAAGGGCACCGCCTGACTGGACGACCCGTTTTGCAGCCGAGCGATCTGTCCGGCGAAGACTTCATTTCGATGGCTTCCAACGTGAAGGCGCGCACATCCGTCGATGCGGTATTCGATTCGAGCGGCGTCGAACGACGCATTCGCGCGGAGACACCGTGGGCATCGACGGTCTGTCATATGGTGGCGCATGGTCTGGGCGTCGGGCTCGTGATCCGCGAATCGGCGCTCGAGCTCGCGCATCTCGGCTATCACATCGCCGCGTTCAAGCCGCGCATCGACTATCGCGCGTATCTGATTACGTCGACCGCTCGCCCGTTGTCTACGGCGGCAAAGGGGTTTCGCGACATGCTGCTGCTCGAATTCAACGAGGCAAAGGACGCGCGTGCGTCGAAGCGCTAG